DNA from Malus sylvestris chromosome 11, drMalSylv7.2, whole genome shotgun sequence:
CGAATGGTAAGTTTGACtgctaatttatttaattttcatatGAATTAATTAATACATATCAAAACTATTTGGACACGTGGCACGATTTTACAAGGGGGTAACGATCAGATTAAGTTGGGAATGAGCAAAAACTAACTCTTTACAAATAACTTATCTTCATTCTAAAAATTTCATAATCAGAACTAGAGGTGGTTTTGGTACATTACTGTACCAAAATCTCTGTATCAATTACCATACCAAATATTTGGTACggcaaaatctattaccattaccgtatCAAATTTTCAGTATATCAAATAGTTTGGTTGGTATGGTATgccaatggtaattgccattttgttttacTCCACTTAGTTTGCCCAAAatctaatattttttaattaatgtagaagtgtaaaaaatgtaaaaaaaatatataaacgctcataatgacaagctttacaactttcgtgaagagcttaactttgaaattcaccattataatcatataaattttagatcaaaatttaaccattgattgttgtttacatttacgcttcatttttctcatcaaatttttttttttttggattttcttttttgaaatcaTGATCTATTAGATGATgcgaagatgaacggtttggatcgttgatattatgtttagaattttacggttagtgaaaatattgcttgatgtttattaagtttctacaaactatatgacattgactcatatttcagttaatcgtaaatattgaaacgtgatatcaaatatctgaaccgttcatcttcttacatctgccagatgatcatgttttcaaaaaagaaaatttaaaaaatgaaattcaataagaagaataaagcgtaaatgacaatcgacggttaaatataaatttaaggtttatggattataatgttggattttgaagctgaccccttcatgaaagttgtaaagcttgtcaatatgagtgattgtatattttttttttatacattttttacacttctacaataattattagtaattttattaattttgccctcaaataattatatgaataaatacataatataatattaataatattggTAGGTATGGTATACCGATACCAATACCGTACCGAAACAGTATGGTACGGTACAAATACTGTAGCATTACCAATTGGTACAAATTTTTGGTAATAATTTGGTATGGTATGGTTGGTAGGGTAATTTGGTAAAATTTTCCACCCCTAATCAGAACTGTTTAATTTGTTGATCTTTATTTGAATATCatcactacaaaaaaaaatatttaaaccagAGATTGTTTAGTCATCTTAACATATCACATAATTAGCAGTGTACGCATCAAATGATATATTCATAATGAATCTTTGActtatttgatacatttgaaTGACTAAATTAACAATCTTTGATTCAATTGATTTTTTCTAAAGGTaatttttgaatgaaaactaataaattgaataatttctattaaaaattttcACGATAAAGATATGCTATTTGAAATcgcaaaattaaatataaacccAAAAGCATTAGGATTTATTAGAAACAAACATAGCGCGTGCAAttatttgctttttcttttaggTGCTTTTTAAAATGGCCCATGAGTTTCTAATTTTGTCAGATTCTACCATGAAGTTTTGAACTTGTATCCATTTACACCTTATTTTGTCCCCTTGAATATCTAATTCTTCAttaaatagatttttttttgggagcTTTATTGGGCATAGCTGTAATAATATGTATATTTGGGATGTGTGTATTCCTCAGCAAGCCATGAATGCTCTTTTCTATAACTCTAGAGATTTCGGGTGTTTCCGAAGCTTCTCTTTAAATTAAATCTTTTTTACCTCAAAaaaaaggagagggagagagagaatgtggcttatttatttttattttttgaaaaatagaaacatgctttgataatatgtggatgaaaaaaaaaaaaagcaaaaatatttttgtccGGATTACTTTAAGGCAcatgatttttctttctaatattttatttcaattatgCATGAAAGAGTATAATagtatttttcttaattttttgtcaaaaaatagtgttttattaatatgtagtaTTGATTTGTCAATAAAAGCCATATTTATGtgtataaattaaacaaaaatgttCTCATAGTCACTAGGTGAGCTAAGAATGTATGGTCACTTATCATTGCATTTGATATTAAGGGTGAAAAATCAATAGttatatttttaatgttttaatcttTAACTCTTGATCTCAAATCTAACAATAGAATGAACAAGTGACCTTGAATACTTATTTAACATGCGaccaaaaaatatattattcatAAATAAAATGCTTGAAGTCACAATCTcgtttccaacaaaaaaaaaaaagtgattgtGGCATAATaactttaataatttaaaaggaaatgCAAACATTGCATCGGAATGTAAGGGTATATAATGAAATATCTACTGAATGTCGTAACCGTTGGAAATGGATGTAAGAAATTCATCAAAGCTGATGACCTTTTTTCTCTTTAGAAAATGAGAGTACCAATGAGCAGAGAGTTTAGGTTGTCTTTTTAAATCAGGGTCTTCCAAATCTACGTAGTATAGGCCGTAGCTCGATTTATAGCCGCCTAACAACTCAATGGAATCCAAGAAGGACCATACAAAATAACCTTTTGCGTTCGATCCATTCCTTCCAAAATCATATAGGATGAATTAGTAATTTAGAAGTATTATAATTACTAGTACTTCCACTGTGATATCTCGTAGGCTCccatatttacatatatacatacaggCTTTTGACTATGGTtcacttttgatatttgattattGAAATGATCGGTTTTTAGCATGTCACCATTATAATATCGTTGTATCCTCGATATATGATCGATATGTCATAGACATTCAATTTCGATCATTTCAACAACCAAAATGTCAAAAGTGAATCATTTTAGCTAATTGCCCTAAACACTTTTCTTACACACTTTCATTTGGACTTGTGCAGTTAGCTTTGCAATCGAGAGATCAAAATAaattgtacacacacacacacacacacacacacataccttataGCTGCAAGCAAAGATTGGATGTATCCGTCCAAATATTTCACCCTCGGCCGGTCCTCCAATGAGGAATTACGTCGAGTCGATTGACCTAATATATGGGGccagttttttattttcagatgatgatacagataaaaaggaaaatgataaaGCAGCTAATGCCTACTATTGCATGCAGAGGGCAAAGTtaaaccagagagagagagagagagagagagagagagaccattTTCATGGATATATAAAGGAGGATTTCCATAATTTTGCTTGACATATTCCAACAGTCCTTGAAGGCCCCAGGGAGTTATTGGAAACTGATTCAAACAACCAATCAATAGTGCTCTAAAATTAAACCCATAAGTAGTACTGAACCTATACCACTTTAtattttgtgttcaagcttttaCCTCAAATGGTGACGTATCATTTTGCAGTGCTGCAAATGCAATTAAAAGTTTTTTTGTAAGCTCAAAGAATTATAGGTATATCTAGATATGATCGACGTAATGTTGACATTTTATTGACACATCGGTCATAACAAGGAAGACAATTGAGAGAATTTcactacatacatacatataagaAAAAACTTACCCAACATCAGTACTGCTGAGTCTGCCGTGTAGTCTCTGATTTCCATCTTTAAAATGCTGGTGTAGTCCTTGACGTAGGATGTGGAATAATGATTCACTCCAATGAAGTCAAATGAACCCATGACACTTCGGGACTCGAGACTAGTAAAAACAGGAAGTCTAGAGCCTGCGATCTTTTTCATTACATCAGGGTAATCTCCAAACACCAAGGGATTCAAAAACCTAAAAAACGAAATAGACTCATGGGAATTACAGGTACCtaaaatggcatcaagtttcggACAAGTAAGAAATATATATGGATGAAAAGAGATGAGTGCCCAACATCTGACTTACCAACCAAAATAGAAGTCCATGGCTCTTTGGGTAGCAAGTTCATCTTCACTAGTTTTTGTTAAAGGAACAAACCAAAAGCCATAAATGTTGATTCCTATATATCCATGCTGCATGTCCTGTATATCCCGAAAAGTTATTCACACTGATAGacctatatttttttcttcatgaaaAGCCTAATTTTATTAAGAAACTTATGTGTTACATAGATTGTTACTAGTAGTCTTGATTCTtatttttgtagtttttaagTCTTATTTTATTTGGGCTTATTGTTTGTTCACGTTAGCTAGCACTACAAAGAATTAGTACAAAAGGAGTGGAAACAAATATTGCAGAGTTGGTACAAAAGAAatagtagtttttttttcttcttaatttgcCTCTTTTTATCTCTAATTTTTCTCTCGTCAAGCTTATCAAGAGTACTATGTTTTTAAGGACGGATCAAAGACTTAATAAGTTGATTGTATATTATTAAATTATCACAAAGATAAGAGTTTTTGAAATCCGACAGTGACAAGTTTGACAATTACCTTGTATACTTTCTTGTACAATCTAGCAGCTGATGCATGAGATAACAAGATATTATGAGCTGCCATGTACGGTTCTGTTGAGGAGTTACCCCTAGAACAGTTGACACCAAATGGAGCTGAACATCGTTGTGGTGGAAGAAATCCAAGATCGTAACCCCCGAGTATAAAAACATTAGGCTCATTCATAGTAGTCCAATGCAAAACTCTATCCCCAAAATTTTTGAAGCACACATCTGCATATGCGGTGAAGTCTTTTCTGCATCCACAAAGTTGTTCCATATGATCATCTCAAATCCCATTTCTGCATCTCCCATTTAAAACTCCTCAATAAAAGTTAGGAACTTACACAATTTTTCGACTAACCCATCCTCCATACTCATCTTCAAGTGCCTGTGGGAGATCACTGTGGTGTAAAGTAACATGTGGTTCGATTCCTGGTTTAAACAAACAACTTAATTTGTTATCAACATTAGGAAATGTAGATCTCTATAGCTACTCAATTACTGATAGTATAAGCAAGGAAACTGCGGTTTGATAGATTGTTACCATGGCTGATCAGTTCATCAATTAGATTGTTGTAATATTGTACACCCTTTGGATTAATGGGTCCTCTTCCATCTGAGAGAAACAAGCCGAATATTGATTAAGTGCGTGAAAAACTAAGAACAAGAAATCTTTGCTTGTTTTGTTTAATCTGAGTTACAATTCTATGATCATACATACTTGGGATAAGTCTTGACCATGAGATGGAAAATCTATATGCCTCCAAACCAGTATCCACCATTAGTTGGACATCTTCCTGAAATGGTTTGAATGAACTTGATCATGCATAAACCGTATTCGAACTATAATCCATGATATATATGATGCATACGTATCAAATAACATCAGCATATTCCTAATTGGTATGATATTGATTTCTGCAATACAAAAACTACTAGTTCTGAATCGTCTAAACAAAAATTGAACTGGACCGTGCCGAGTATAGACCTTGTATTTATGATACTGATCACACGCTACATCTCCCGTAGCTCCATCAAAATGACCTGAAAATTTGGGAGTAAAGCAGTGATCTAATAAAGATCTCGATACATGTAAGTTAACGTGCAAATTCAAACAGTAAACGGTATCTAATTCAATTATTGATTAGTTGGTTTTAATTGACAATGATCAATTGTTTAACCCTCAATGAGCCGACATAAACATGCGTTCTTTTTACATAGTTCACAATGATAAGAAATGTCACATGGTTTCCAAGTTACTGAGAAAATTATATCTGATCAGTAAATCAAGCTTGTCAATAGTTTTCAATAGTCAAATCCAATTGTGATTaatattttacttgcaagtgttGAATTTTTGTTCTCCTCCCTAATTTCCCATTTTCAACTTCGATTTTA
Protein-coding regions in this window:
- the LOC126588927 gene encoding beta-glucosidase 11-like isoform X3; this encodes MLLLMLRVSFFLCFLLIKLSLCADKYSRDDFPPGFVFGASSSAYQVEGAADQDGRTPSILDTYAHAGHFDGATGDVACDQYHKYKEDVQLMVDTGLEAYRFSISWSRLIPNGRGPINPKGVQYYNNLIDELISHGIEPHVTLHHSDLPQALEDEYGGWVSRKIVKDFTAYADVCFKNFGDRVLHWTTMNEPNVFILGGYDLGFLPPQRCSAPFGVNCSRGNSSTEPYMAAHNILLSHASAARLYKKVYKDMQHGYIGINIYGFWFVPLTKTSEDELATQRAMDFYFGWFLNPLVFGDYPDVMKKIAGSRLPVFTSLESRSVMGSFDFIGVNHYSTSYVKDYTSILKMEIRDYTADSAVLMLALQNDTSPFEFPITPWGLQGLLEYVKQNYGNPPLYIHENGQSTRRNSSLEDRPRVKYLDGYIQSLLAAIRNGSNAKGYFVWSFLDSIELLGGYKSSYGLYYVDLEDPDLKRQPKLSAHWYSHFLKRKKVISFDEFLTSISNGYDIQ
- the LOC126588927 gene encoding beta-glucosidase 11-like isoform X4, with amino-acid sequence MLLLMLRVSFFLCFLLIKLSLCADKYSRDDFPPGFVFGASSSAYQVEGAADQDGRTPSILDTYAHAGHFDGATGDVACDQYHKYKEDVQLMVDTGLEAYRFSISWSRLIPNGRGPINPKGVQYYNNLIDELISHGIEPHVTLHHSDLPQALEDEYGGWVSRKIVKDFTAYADVCFKNFGDRVLHWTTMNEPNVFILGGYDLGFLPPQRCSAPFGVNCSRGNSSTEPYMAAHNILLSHASAARLYKKVYKDMQHGYIGINIYGFWFVPLTKTSEDELATQRAMDFYFGWFLNPLVFGDYPDVMKKIAGSRLPVFTSLESRSVMGSFDFIGVNHYSTSYVKDYTSILKMEIRDYTADSAVLMLALQNDTSPFEFPITPWGLQGLLEYVKQNYGNPPLYIHENGQRTRRNSSLEDWGRVKFLQGHIQSLLEAIRNGSNSRGYLTWSFLDSLELLDGYESSYGLYYVDLEDPDLKRQPKLSAHWYSHFLKRKNVINFDEVLTSISNGYDIQ